From Microtus pennsylvanicus isolate mMicPen1 chromosome 10, mMicPen1.hap1, whole genome shotgun sequence, one genomic window encodes:
- the Vsig8 gene encoding V-set and immunoglobulin domain-containing protein 8 — protein sequence MGVRGAFHLLLVCLSPALLSAVRINGDGQEVMYLAEGDNVRLGCPYILDPEDYGPNGLDIEWMQVNSEPSHRENVFLTYQDKRIGHGNLPHLQQRVRFAASDPSQYDASINLMNLQVSDTATYECRVKKTTMATRKVIVTVQARPAVPMCWTEGHMSKGNDVVLKCFANGGSQPLSYKWAKISGHSYPYRAGSYHSQHSFHSELSYQESFHSSINQGMGNGDLVLKNVNADDDGLYQCTVANHVGYSVCVVEVKVSDSQRVGMIVGSVLGSLLMLACLALGIWGIIACCCGGAGGGARGAFGYGVGGGVGGGACGGDLASEIRVDAEAPGCKASGRGSRVTHLLGYPTQNVSRSLRRKYAPPPCGGPDDVALVPRTASAACEAGPSPVYIKVKSAESADCADCVQVEQRSCKDGLLV from the exons ATGGGAGTTCGAGGAGCATTCCATCTACTACTCGTGTGCCTGAGCCCAG CACTGTTGTCTGCTGTAAGGATCAACGGGGATGGCCAGGAGGTCATGTATCTGGCAGAAGGTGACAATGTGAGGCTAGGCTGCCCCTACATCCTGGATCCTGAGGACTATGGTCCCAATGGTCTGGACATTGAGTGGATGCAAGTCAACTCAGAACCCTCACATAGGGAGAATGTG TTTCTTACTTATCAAGACAAGAGGATAGGCCATGGCAACCTCCCTCATCTGCAGCAGAGGGTCCGCTTTGCAGCCTCAGATCCCAGCCAGTATGATGCCTCCATCAACCTCATGAACCTGCAGGTATCTGACACAGCAACATACGAGTGTCGGGTAAAGAAGACCACCATGGCCACCAGGAAGGTCATTGTCACTGTCCAAG CACGTCCTGCGGTACCCATGTGCTGGACCGAAGGCCACATGTCCAAGGGCAACGATGTGGTACTGAAGTGCTTTGCCAATGGAGGCTCTCAGCCCCTGTCCTACAAGTGGGCCAAGATCAGTGGGCACAGTTACCCCTACCGAGCTGGATCCTACCACTCCCAGCACAGCTTCCACTCTGAACTCTCTTATCAAGAATCTTTCCACAGCTCCATCAATCAAG GCATGGGCAATGGCGACCTGGTGTTGAAAAACGTCAATGCAGATGATGATGGGCTGTATCAGTGCACAGTGGCCAACCATGTGGGCTATAGCGTCTGCGTGGTGGAAGTGAAAGTCTCAG ACTCCCAGCGTGTAGGCATGATCGTTGGCTCAGTGCTAGGCTCTTTGCTCATGTTGGCCTGCCTGGCACTAGGCATCTGGGGGATCATCGCCTGCTGCTGCGGAGGCGCCGGGGGTGGTGCCCGCGGTGCCTTCGGCTACGGGGTCGGCGGCGGGGTCGGCGGAGGGGCCTGCGGCGGCGACTTGGCTAGTGAGATCAG AGTGGACGCCGAGGCGCCCGGGTGCAAGGCCAGCGGGCGCGGCAGCCGCGTCACCCACCTCCTGGGGTACCCGACGCAGAACGTCAGCCGCTCCCTGCGCCGCAAGTACGCGCCTCCGCCCTGCGGCGGCCCCGACGACGTGGCCCTAGTGCCCCGCACAGCCTCCGCAGCCTGCGAAGCGGGCCCCTCCCCCGTCTACATCAAGGTCAAGAGCGCGGAGTCGGCCGATTGCGCCGACTGTGTCCAGGTCGAGCAGCGGTCGTGCAAGGACGGCCTCTTAGTGTGA